One window of the Klebsiella oxytoca genome contains the following:
- the ada gene encoding bifunctional DNA-binding transcriptional regulator/O6-methylguanine-DNA methyltransferase Ada — translation MKPRMIDTDEHRWQAVCERDACADGQFVFAVLTTGICCRPSCRSRRALRENVRFYPDVETAQAEGFRPCKRCQPEKIAPQQQKLEKVAAACRLLEQEAPITLEALARQLAVSPYHFHRIFKSVTGMTPKAWQQAWRARRLREALGQGEKITDAALAAGFPDNSSYYQQADAMLGMTARQFRRGGENTDITWVCDDSPLGRCLVAESVRGVCAVLPGNDDASLYEELASIFPNARLHPGDDAFRLRVAQVFSHLADHRHPVSLPLDLRGTAFQLQVWQMLRQIPAGETRSYRQVAQSIGRPGAVRAVASACAANKLALVIPCHRVIRENGALSGYRWGTPRKAQLLAREAQSEEN, via the coding sequence ATGAAACCGAGAATGATTGATACCGATGAGCATCGCTGGCAGGCGGTATGCGAACGCGATGCTTGTGCTGACGGTCAGTTTGTTTTTGCCGTGCTGACCACCGGCATTTGTTGCCGCCCGTCCTGCCGCTCGCGTCGTGCTTTGCGCGAAAATGTGCGTTTTTATCCTGACGTAGAAACCGCGCAGGCGGAGGGCTTTCGCCCCTGCAAACGTTGCCAGCCGGAGAAAATCGCTCCCCAGCAGCAGAAGTTAGAGAAAGTCGCCGCCGCCTGTCGTCTTCTGGAGCAGGAGGCGCCGATAACTCTGGAAGCTCTGGCGCGCCAGCTTGCAGTCAGTCCCTATCATTTTCATCGCATCTTTAAGTCCGTTACCGGCATGACTCCTAAAGCCTGGCAGCAGGCATGGCGCGCCCGGCGTTTACGCGAAGCGCTGGGACAGGGGGAGAAAATTACCGATGCGGCTCTTGCCGCCGGTTTCCCGGATAACAGCAGCTATTATCAGCAGGCTGATGCCATGCTGGGGATGACCGCCCGCCAGTTTCGGCGCGGTGGAGAGAATACCGATATTACCTGGGTATGCGACGACAGCCCGCTAGGACGCTGCCTGGTGGCTGAGAGCGTACGGGGAGTATGCGCAGTGCTGCCGGGCAATGACGATGCTTCGCTCTATGAAGAGTTAGCCAGTATATTCCCTAATGCGCGCCTGCATCCGGGCGATGACGCTTTTCGCCTGCGGGTGGCGCAGGTGTTCTCTCATCTTGCGGATCATCGACATCCCGTTTCTCTGCCGCTGGATCTGCGCGGTACGGCTTTTCAGCTTCAGGTCTGGCAAATGCTGCGCCAGATCCCGGCGGGAGAAACCCGCAGCTATCGTCAGGTGGCGCAAAGTATTGGCCGCCCTGGAGCGGTCAGGGCGGTGGCAAGCGCCTGCGCCGCCAATAAGCTGGCGCTGGTTATCCCATGCCACCGGGTGATTCGCGAGAACGGGGCGCTATCCGGCTATCGCTGGGGAACGCCACGAAAGGCGCAGCTGCTGGCGCGAGAAGCGCAGTCCGAGGAGAACTAA
- the apbE gene encoding FAD:protein FMN transferase ApbE: MDITFFRAALLGACVSLFGCDSATTPQTPKPVATVMDGKTMGTFWRVSVINMDEAKAETLRQKVQAQLDADDRLLSTWKNDSALMRFNHSPSTAPWPVSEAMADIVTLSLRIGAKTHGAMDITVGPLVNLWGFGPDKQPVKTPDEQQIAAAKARSGLQHLTVINQANKQFLQKDIPDLFVDLSTVGEGYAADHLARLMEQEGIARYLVSVGGALVSRGMNAEGQPWRVAIQKPTDRENAVQAIVDINGHGISTSGSYRNYFELDGKRISHVIDPQTGRPIEHKLVSVTVIAPTALEADGWDTGLMVLGPEKAQNVVREQGLAAYMIIKEGDGFKTWMSPQFRAFLIGEKN; encoded by the coding sequence ATGGATATCACTTTTTTCCGCGCCGCCCTGTTAGGCGCCTGCGTATCGCTTTTCGGCTGTGATTCAGCCACTACTCCACAGACGCCAAAACCCGTTGCTACCGTGATGGATGGTAAAACCATGGGCACATTCTGGCGGGTCAGCGTGATAAACATGGATGAGGCGAAGGCCGAGACGCTGCGTCAGAAAGTTCAGGCTCAGCTGGATGCTGACGATCGCCTGCTTTCCACCTGGAAGAACGATTCAGCGCTGATGCGCTTTAATCATTCACCGAGCACCGCGCCCTGGCCGGTTAGCGAAGCAATGGCGGATATCGTTACGCTGTCGCTGCGTATTGGCGCTAAAACCCATGGTGCAATGGATATTACCGTCGGGCCGTTAGTCAATCTATGGGGCTTTGGCCCGGATAAACAGCCGGTAAAAACGCCGGATGAGCAGCAAATTGCCGCCGCGAAAGCGCGCAGTGGGCTACAGCATCTGACGGTAATTAACCAGGCTAATAAGCAGTTTCTGCAAAAAGATATTCCGGATCTGTTTGTCGATCTCTCTACCGTCGGTGAAGGCTATGCCGCCGATCACCTGGCGCGTCTGATGGAGCAGGAAGGGATCGCGCGCTATTTGGTTTCGGTGGGTGGGGCGCTGGTGAGTCGGGGCATGAACGCGGAAGGACAGCCGTGGCGTGTGGCGATCCAGAAACCCACCGATCGTGAAAACGCGGTACAGGCGATCGTTGATATTAACGGCCACGGCATCAGCACCTCCGGCAGCTATCGCAATTACTTTGAGCTGGACGGTAAGCGCATCTCGCACGTTATCGATCCGCAAACCGGGCGACCTATCGAGCATAAACTGGTTTCGGTTACCGTTATCGCCCCCACGGCGCTGGAGGCCGACGGCTGGGATACCGGGCTGATGGTGCTGGGGCCGGAAAAAGCCCAGAACGTGGTTCGTGAACAGGGGCTCGCAGCCTATATGATTATCAAAGAAGGAGACGGGTTTAAAACCTGGATGTCGCCGCAGTTCCGCGCTTTCCTCATCGGTGAGAAAAATTAA
- a CDS encoding porin OmpC — translation MKVKVLSLLVPALLVAGAANAAEVYNKDGNKLDLYGKIDGLHYFSDDKGQDGDQTYMRLGIKGETQINDQLTGYGQWEYNVQANNVEGSDKQSWTRLAFAGLKFGDAGSFDYGRNYGVVYDVTSWTDVLPEFGGDTYGSDNFLQSRANGVATYRNSDFFGLVDGLNFALQYQGKNGSSSGEYDVTNNGRDFQKQNGDGFGTSLTYDIYDGISAGFAYSHSKRTYDQSNSRYNDENNVSRRVLGEGDNAETYTGGLKYDANNIYLATQYTQTYNATRTGKIGFANKAQNFEVVAQYQFDFGLRPSVAYLQSKGKDLGRYGDEDLLKYVDVGATYYFNKNMSTYVDYKINLLDANNFTRTAGISTDDIVALGLVYQF, via the coding sequence ATGAAAGTTAAAGTACTGTCCCTCCTGGTACCGGCTCTGCTGGTAGCAGGCGCAGCAAATGCGGCTGAAGTCTATAACAAAGATGGCAACAAATTAGACCTGTACGGTAAAATCGACGGTCTGCACTATTTTTCTGACGACAAAGGTCAAGATGGCGACCAGACCTACATGCGTCTGGGCATCAAAGGCGAAACTCAGATCAACGACCAGCTGACCGGTTACGGCCAGTGGGAATACAACGTTCAGGCTAACAACGTTGAAGGTTCTGATAAGCAGTCCTGGACCCGTCTGGCGTTTGCTGGTCTGAAATTCGGCGACGCGGGTTCTTTCGACTACGGTCGTAACTACGGCGTTGTTTACGACGTAACTTCCTGGACCGACGTTCTGCCGGAATTCGGCGGCGACACCTACGGTTCCGACAACTTCCTACAGTCTCGTGCGAACGGCGTTGCAACCTACCGTAACTCTGACTTCTTCGGTCTGGTTGACGGCCTGAACTTTGCTCTGCAATACCAGGGTAAAAACGGCAGCTCAAGCGGTGAGTACGATGTGACTAATAATGGTCGCGATTTCCAGAAACAAAACGGCGACGGTTTCGGTACCTCTCTGACCTATGATATCTACGACGGTATCAGCGCTGGTTTTGCGTACTCTCACTCTAAACGTACTTATGATCAGAGCAACAGCAGATATAATGATGAGAACAATGTTTCTCGCCGCGTTTTGGGTGAAGGCGACAATGCTGAAACCTACACCGGCGGTCTGAAATATGACGCCAACAATATCTATCTGGCAACTCAGTACACTCAGACCTACAATGCGACTCGTACTGGTAAGATCGGTTTTGCAAATAAAGCGCAGAACTTCGAAGTTGTTGCCCAGTATCAGTTCGACTTTGGCCTGCGTCCGTCCGTGGCTTACCTGCAGTCTAAAGGTAAGGACCTGGGCCGTTATGGCGACGAAGATCTGCTGAAATATGTTGATGTAGGCGCGACCTACTACTTCAACAAAAACATGTCCACCTACGTTGACTACAAAATCAACCTGCTGGACGCAAACAACTTCACTCGCACCGCCGGTATCTCTACCGACGACATCGTTGCTCTGGGCCTGGTTTACCAGTTCTAA
- the rcsD gene encoding phosphotransferase RcsD: MTPKKFSLIPGNITRFFILMVIVLLATMGVMVQSAVNAWLKDKSYQVVNISYDLHKRIDAWRYATWQIYDNIAATSSSSTAEAGLQETRLKQDVYYLEKPRRKTEALIFGSHDGSTLEMTQKISNYLDILWGAETIPWSMYYLNGLDNSLILISTLPLKDLSSSFKESTISSVVESRRAEMLLQANTLDERETFSSLRHLAWQNGFYFTLRTTFNQPGHLATVVAFDLPINDLIPPGMSLESFRLEPDPSQSVASNPDKEAADIVSINFNGPQIEIITTINTTGMRLVWMVPFSELILESLQNILLPLLLNIGLLALALFGFTTFRHYSGRRDVPGTALSSAANSELRAQRAIHEEIVSLLPLGLLVHDQEANRTVISNPIADHLLPHLNLQNIINMADQHQGVIQATVNNELYEIRQFRSQVSPRTQIFIIRDQDREVLVNKKLKQAQRLYEKNQQGRTAFMQHIGTALKQPAQTLAEEAAALGIAESRKLAQHADELVQLIDEIQLANMLENDSWKSAQGLFSIQDLIDEVVPEVLPIIKRKGLQLLINNSLPANEQRYGDRDALRRTLLLLIQYSITTTSIGKITLEVSKDESEEDRLTFRILDTGNGISASEIDNMHFPFLNDTQSDLYGKANALTFWLCDRLSRKLGGQLNIKARESLGTRYSLHLKMAASAEESESGEHLLDEVVILLDVTANEVRRIVTRKLESWGATCITPDDRITSQQYDLFLTDNPSNLTASGLLLSDDEVRVHKIGPGQFRVNFNISAAMQEAILQLIEQQLADEEEQPSSQGNESNAELHASGYYSLFADTVPDDVKRLYNELAMGDFAALAQTAHRLKGAFAMLNLVPGKQLCETLEHLIREKDAQGIEKYISDIDVYVKSLL; this comes from the coding sequence ATGACCCCGAAAAAATTTTCCCTGATACCCGGCAATATCACCCGCTTCTTCATTCTCATGGTCATTGTCCTGCTGGCGACGATGGGAGTCATGGTTCAAAGCGCCGTCAACGCCTGGCTTAAAGATAAAAGCTATCAGGTTGTCAATATCAGCTACGACTTACACAAACGCATCGATGCCTGGCGCTACGCTACCTGGCAAATTTATGACAACATCGCCGCGACCTCTTCGAGTTCAACAGCCGAAGCAGGGCTACAGGAAACGCGTTTAAAGCAGGATGTTTACTATCTGGAAAAACCCCGTCGCAAGACGGAGGCGCTGATTTTTGGCTCTCATGACGGCTCAACGCTGGAAATGACGCAAAAAATCTCCAACTATCTTGATATCCTGTGGGGTGCCGAGACGATCCCCTGGTCGATGTATTACCTCAACGGCCTTGATAACAGCTTGATTCTGATTTCAACGCTGCCATTAAAAGATCTTTCATCCAGTTTTAAAGAGTCGACCATCAGCAGCGTCGTCGAATCACGACGGGCAGAGATGCTGCTCCAGGCTAATACGTTAGATGAAAGAGAGACGTTTTCGTCCCTTCGCCACCTTGCCTGGCAAAACGGCTTCTACTTTACTTTACGTACCACTTTCAACCAGCCCGGTCATCTGGCAACGGTTGTCGCTTTCGATCTCCCCATTAACGATCTTATCCCCCCAGGTATGTCGCTGGAGAGTTTCCGTCTTGAGCCCGACCCGTCGCAGAGCGTTGCCAGTAATCCGGATAAAGAAGCCGCCGACATCGTCAGCATTAACTTCAACGGCCCCCAGATTGAAATCATCACCACCATTAATACCACCGGGATGCGGCTGGTCTGGATGGTGCCCTTTAGTGAGCTGATTCTCGAGTCCTTGCAGAATATTTTACTGCCTCTGTTGCTGAATATTGGGCTGCTGGCGCTGGCGCTATTTGGCTTTACCACCTTCCGTCACTACAGCGGTCGTAGGGACGTACCAGGAACGGCCCTCTCCTCGGCAGCAAATAGTGAATTACGCGCCCAGCGTGCTATTCATGAAGAAATCGTCTCTCTTCTGCCGCTAGGGCTGCTGGTGCACGATCAGGAGGCTAACCGTACGGTAATTAGCAATCCGATTGCCGATCATCTCCTGCCGCATCTGAACCTGCAGAACATCATCAATATGGCCGATCAGCACCAGGGCGTGATTCAGGCGACGGTGAATAATGAACTGTATGAAATTCGGCAATTCCGCAGCCAGGTTTCACCACGTACGCAAATCTTTATTATTCGCGATCAGGACCGTGAGGTACTGGTCAATAAGAAGCTTAAGCAGGCCCAGCGCCTGTATGAGAAAAATCAGCAGGGGCGTACTGCGTTTATGCAGCACATCGGCACAGCGCTGAAGCAGCCTGCGCAAACGCTGGCGGAAGAAGCCGCAGCGCTTGGTATTGCCGAAAGCCGTAAGCTGGCCCAGCACGCGGATGAACTGGTGCAGCTGATAGATGAAATACAGCTGGCAAATATGCTGGAGAATGATAGCTGGAAGAGCGCTCAGGGCCTGTTCTCAATTCAGGATTTGATAGATGAAGTGGTACCTGAAGTTCTGCCCATCATCAAACGCAAAGGTCTTCAGCTGCTGATTAACAACTCACTGCCGGCCAATGAGCAGCGCTATGGCGATCGTGACGCATTGCGCCGCACGCTTTTACTGCTCATCCAGTATTCAATTACCACCACATCGATTGGCAAGATAACCCTGGAAGTGAGTAAAGATGAGTCAGAGGAGGATCGTCTGACCTTCCGTATCCTCGATACTGGTAACGGCATTTCCGCCAGCGAAATCGATAATATGCACTTCCCGTTCCTCAACGATACGCAGTCCGATCTTTACGGCAAAGCGAATGCCCTCACCTTCTGGCTCTGCGATCGCCTGTCGCGTAAGCTAGGCGGGCAGCTAAACATCAAAGCGCGCGAGTCGCTGGGAACCCGCTACTCCCTGCATCTAAAAATGGCGGCCAGCGCAGAAGAGAGTGAGTCCGGTGAGCATCTGCTGGATGAAGTCGTGATATTGCTTGATGTGACCGCCAATGAAGTACGCCGCATTGTTACTCGTAAGCTCGAAAGCTGGGGAGCCACCTGCATCACGCCGGATGACAGAATCACAAGTCAACAATATGATCTCTTTTTAACGGATAATCCGTCTAATCTTACTGCTTCGGGCTTGCTTTTAAGCGATGATGAAGTTCGGGTTCATAAGATTGGTCCTGGCCAATTCCGGGTAAATTTCAATATCAGCGCTGCAATGCAGGAAGCGATTCTGCAGCTGATTGAGCAGCAGCTTGCCGACGAGGAGGAACAACCTTCCTCTCAAGGTAATGAAAGTAACGCCGAACTGCATGCCAGCGGCTATTACTCGCTGTTTGCTGACACGGTACCAGATGATGTTAAGAGGCTGTATAATGAACTGGCAATGGGCGATTTCGCCGCGCTGGCGCAGACCGCTCACCGCCTCAAAGGGGCGTTTGCTATGCTAAATCTGGTTCCCGGCAAGCAGTTATGTGAAACGCTTGAGCATCTGATTCGTGAAAAAGATGCGCAAGGCATAGAAAAATATATCAGCGACATTGACGTCTACGTCAAGAGCTTGCTGTAG
- the rcsB gene encoding response regulator transcription factor RcsB produces MNNMNVIIADDHPIVLFGIRKSLEQIEWVNVVGEFEDSTALINNLPKLDAHVLITDLSMPGDKYGDGITLIKYIKRHFPELSIIVLTMNNNPAILSAVLDLDIEGIVLKQGAPTDLPKALAALQKGKKFTPESVSRLLEKISAGGYGDKRLSPKESEVLRLFAEGFLVTEIAKKLNRSIKTISSQKKSAMMKLGVENDIALLNYLSSVSLSSTDKD; encoded by the coding sequence ATGAACAATATGAACGTAATTATTGCCGATGACCATCCGATCGTACTGTTCGGTATTCGTAAGTCACTTGAGCAAATTGAGTGGGTGAACGTTGTTGGCGAGTTTGAAGACTCCACTGCATTAATCAACAATCTGCCAAAACTGGACGCACATGTCCTGATTACCGATTTATCCATGCCAGGCGATAAATACGGTGATGGCATTACGCTTATCAAATATATCAAACGTCATTTCCCGGAGCTGTCTATCATTGTCCTGACGATGAATAACAACCCGGCGATCCTGAGCGCGGTTCTGGATCTGGATATTGAAGGGATCGTTCTGAAACAGGGTGCGCCGACCGACCTGCCAAAAGCGCTGGCCGCGCTGCAGAAAGGTAAAAAATTCACTCCGGAAAGCGTTTCGCGTCTGCTGGAAAAAATCAGCGCCGGCGGCTACGGTGACAAACGCTTGTCGCCAAAAGAAAGTGAAGTACTGCGCCTGTTCGCCGAAGGTTTCCTGGTTACCGAGATTGCCAAAAAGCTCAACCGCAGTATTAAAACCATCAGTAGCCAGAAAAAATCGGCGATGATGAAGCTCGGCGTGGAAAATGACATCGCCCTGCTGAACTACCTCTCTTCCGTTTCCCTGAGCTCAACGGATAAAGACTAA
- the rcsC gene encoding two-component system sensor histidine kinase RcsC has protein sequence MKYLASFHTTLKVSRYLFRALAVLLWTLIAFVSVFYIVNALHDRESEIRQEFNLNADQAQRYIQRTSDVIKELKYVAGNRPMDGSEGGDTPVQHGDIATPNFEPLYPDSDCSLMSSTWRNSLQSLAWFMRYWRDNFSTAYDLNRIFLIGSDNLCMANFGLRDIPLERDQALKVLHQRIEQYRDAPQNERGNNLFWISQGVRPGVGYFYALTPIYVANRLQAMLGVEQTIRMESFFTPGSLPMNVTILDDNGQSLISLVGSNNNLKPDAKWMQERLWFGYTSGFRELAMKKSLPPSSLSIVYSVSVDQVLERIRMLILNAVVLNILTGVLLFALARMYERRIFIPAENDAQRLEEHEQFNRKIVASAPVGICILRTLDGTNILSNELAHNYLNMLTHEDRQRLTQIICGQQVNFVDVLTSNNTNLQISFVHSRYRNENVAICVLVDVSARVKMEESLQEMAQAAEQASQSKSMFLATVSHELRTPLYGIIGNLDLLQTKELPKGVDRLVTAMNNSSSLLLKIISDILDFSKIESEQLKIEPREFSPREVMNHISANYLPLVVRKQLGLYCFIEPDVPQLMSGDPMRLQQVISNLLSNAIKFTDTGCIILHVERADYYLQISVRDTGEGIPAKEVVRLFDPFFQVGTGVQRNFQGTGLGLAICEKLISMMDGDIAIETEPGIGSRFTIRIPLYGVQNTPPLIIDGLAEKCCWLAINNSSLALFVEQLLKYHGIPVRRLDGQQPGTEDILLTDNEMHAAWSGGAVVIFCRRHIGIPQERAPGEWLHSVATPHELLPLLGRIFHIAVANDENGPALSATDGQTASNDDMMILVVDDHPINRRLLADQLGSLGYQCVTANDGVDALNVLSKQHIDIVLSDVNMPNMDGYRLTQRIRQLGLTLPVIGVTANALAEEKQRCLESGMDSCLSKPVTLDIIKQTLAVYAVRVRKGRE, from the coding sequence TTGAAATATCTAGCTTCCTTCCATACCACATTAAAGGTTTCACGCTATCTGTTCAGAGCGCTGGCGGTACTGCTGTGGACGCTCATTGCTTTTGTCTCGGTGTTTTACATCGTCAATGCTCTGCACGATCGTGAGTCGGAAATTCGCCAGGAATTTAACCTCAACGCCGACCAGGCGCAGCGCTATATCCAGCGTACGTCCGATGTAATTAAAGAGCTGAAGTATGTGGCGGGTAACCGGCCGATGGATGGTAGCGAAGGCGGTGATACGCCTGTCCAGCACGGCGATATCGCAACCCCTAATTTTGAACCGCTCTACCCGGATTCCGACTGTTCGCTGATGAGCTCTACCTGGCGTAATTCGCTGCAGTCGCTGGCGTGGTTTATGCGCTACTGGCGGGATAATTTCTCGACGGCCTACGATCTCAATCGTATTTTTTTGATCGGCAGCGACAATCTGTGTATGGCCAACTTCGGCCTGCGTGATATTCCTCTGGAGCGGGACCAGGCGCTAAAAGTTCTGCATCAGCGCATTGAGCAGTATCGCGATGCTCCGCAAAACGAGCGCGGTAACAATCTGTTCTGGATAAGCCAGGGCGTCCGTCCGGGCGTTGGATATTTTTACGCGCTGACGCCAATCTATGTGGCGAATCGCCTGCAGGCGATGCTCGGCGTGGAGCAAACCATTCGTATGGAGAGTTTCTTTACCCCGGGCAGTTTGCCGATGAACGTGACAATCCTTGACGATAACGGCCAGTCGCTGATCTCGCTGGTCGGCTCGAATAATAATCTTAAACCGGACGCGAAGTGGATGCAGGAGCGTCTGTGGTTTGGCTATACCTCCGGCTTTCGCGAGCTGGCGATGAAAAAAAGCCTGCCGCCGTCATCTCTGAGCATCGTTTATTCGGTATCGGTCGATCAGGTTCTGGAACGTATCCGGATGCTGATACTGAATGCGGTGGTGCTCAATATCCTTACCGGGGTGCTCCTTTTTGCTCTTGCCCGGATGTATGAGCGACGGATTTTTATTCCGGCAGAAAATGATGCTCAGCGGCTGGAAGAGCATGAGCAGTTCAACCGAAAAATCGTTGCTTCCGCGCCGGTGGGGATCTGTATTCTGCGGACGCTCGATGGTACCAATATTCTCAGTAACGAGCTGGCGCATAACTATCTCAACATGCTGACGCACGAAGACAGGCAGCGGCTGACGCAGATTATCTGCGGTCAGCAGGTGAACTTTGTCGATGTTCTGACCAGTAACAATACCAACCTGCAAATTAGCTTTGTGCACTCGCGCTATCGTAATGAGAACGTGGCGATATGCGTACTGGTTGATGTCTCGGCGCGCGTCAAAATGGAGGAGTCGCTGCAGGAGATGGCTCAGGCTGCCGAGCAGGCCAGCCAGTCGAAATCAATGTTTCTCGCCACCGTCAGCCACGAACTGCGTACGCCGCTATACGGGATTATCGGTAACCTGGATTTATTGCAGACCAAAGAGCTACCGAAGGGGGTCGATCGTCTGGTGACGGCGATGAACAACTCTTCCAGCCTGCTGCTGAAAATCATTAGCGATATCCTCGATTTCTCAAAAATTGAGTCCGAGCAGCTGAAAATTGAGCCGCGGGAATTTTCGCCGCGTGAGGTGATGAACCATATTTCCGCCAACTATCTGCCGTTGGTGGTACGTAAACAACTTGGTCTCTACTGCTTTATTGAACCTGACGTGCCGCAGCTGATGTCAGGCGACCCGATGCGCCTGCAGCAGGTTATTTCAAACCTGTTAAGTAATGCGATTAAGTTTACCGATACCGGCTGCATTATCCTGCACGTCGAGCGGGCGGATTATTATCTACAAATCAGCGTCCGCGATACCGGGGAAGGGATCCCGGCGAAAGAGGTTGTGCGGCTGTTCGATCCATTCTTCCAGGTTGGTACCGGCGTGCAGCGCAATTTTCAGGGAACCGGGCTCGGGCTGGCGATCTGTGAAAAGCTTATCAGCATGATGGATGGCGATATCGCCATTGAAACCGAACCTGGCATAGGCAGTCGGTTCACCATCCGCATCCCGCTTTATGGCGTACAAAATACGCCACCGCTGATTATTGATGGCCTGGCTGAAAAATGCTGCTGGCTGGCGATTAACAACAGCTCGCTGGCGCTGTTTGTTGAGCAGCTGTTGAAATATCACGGTATTCCGGTTCGTCGTTTAGATGGGCAACAGCCGGGAACGGAAGATATTCTGCTAACCGATAACGAGATGCATGCGGCCTGGAGCGGCGGGGCGGTAGTCATATTCTGTCGTCGGCATATTGGTATTCCGCAAGAACGAGCGCCCGGCGAGTGGCTGCATAGCGTGGCTACGCCGCATGAACTGCTGCCGCTGCTGGGGCGCATTTTCCATATTGCCGTGGCTAACGATGAAAACGGGCCCGCGCTTTCGGCTACGGATGGGCAAACCGCCAGCAATGATGACATGATGATTCTGGTGGTTGACGACCATCCGATTAACCGGCGCTTGCTGGCCGATCAGCTCGGCTCGCTGGGCTATCAGTGCGTGACGGCAAACGACGGGGTCGATGCGCTGAACGTTCTGAGCAAACAGCATATTGATATTGTGCTTAGCGACGTCAACATGCCAAATATGGATGGTTATCGCCTGACCCAGCGTATTCGCCAGTTAGGTCTCACGCTGCCGGTTATTGGGGTCACCGCCAATGCCCTGGCGGAGGAGAAACAGCGCTGTCTGGAGTCCGGGATGGACAGCTGCCTTTCTAAGCCGGTCACTCTGGATATTATCAAGCAGACCCTGGCGGTCTACGCTGTGCGGGTACGTAAGGGAAGGGAGTAA